The following coding sequences are from one Phenylobacterium glaciei window:
- a CDS encoding YceI family protein, with protein sequence MIRTALAAAAFSLLAVTGALANPGSQDPAKVPAGNYVLDKRHASLLVKVPHMGGFSKFTMRFDRLDGSFAYEPATWATTKVTITADPTSINTGLPDFDKTIAGPSYFDSAKYPAITFVSTKAEGADGKGTVSGDLTFHGVTKPVVLDVTFNGVGPGMMGAGTRIGFSGTTHLKRSDFGVTTMSQFAGDDLDLLFEVEFVKK encoded by the coding sequence ATGATCCGCACCGCCCTCGCCGCCGCCGCTTTCAGTTTGCTCGCGGTCACGGGAGCCCTGGCCAACCCGGGCAGCCAGGACCCGGCCAAGGTTCCTGCAGGGAACTACGTCCTCGACAAGCGTCATGCCAGCCTGCTGGTGAAGGTCCCGCACATGGGCGGCTTCTCGAAGTTCACCATGCGGTTTGACCGCCTCGACGGGAGCTTCGCCTACGAGCCGGCGACCTGGGCCACCACCAAGGTGACCATCACCGCCGACCCCACCTCGATCAACACGGGCCTGCCCGACTTCGACAAGACCATAGCGGGGCCGAGCTATTTCGACAGCGCCAAGTATCCTGCCATCACCTTCGTCTCCACCAAGGCTGAGGGCGCCGACGGCAAGGGCACGGTGAGCGGCGACCTCACCTTCCACGGGGTGACCAAGCCGGTGGTGCTGGACGTCACCTTCAATGGCGTCGGCCCGGGCATGATGGGGGCCGGGACACGGATCGGGTTTTCCGGAACCACTCACTTGAAACGCTCTGATTTCGGCGTCACCACCATGAGCCAGTTCGCCGGCGATGACCTCGACCTGCTGTTCGAGGTCGAGTTCGTGAAGAAGTAG
- a CDS encoding YceI family protein, giving the protein MRRDRYATVAIVLHWLIAAAILFQMQLPWRFVDLKTPEAFALIQLHKSVGITILVLSLARLGWRLANPPPPEPEGLALWEVWLSKIVHWGLYALMIGMPITGWIMVSTSKTGIPTVLYGLIPWPHVPGLAELPAAGKAAWNGLARESHELLGWGFYVLIGLHVAGALKHQLFSRDEPVLARMAPGAVPGRWLEPRLALIALGVIAAIGGAWLIHPRPPASAPLPPPPVQAAEPVAAPAAPLAPVAATPAAEAVQTPAEASKWTVGKGSTLGFSTSWGGQTLEGRFDQWTADIAFSPDALDHSHVKVTIDLASVATGDPQRDVALPGADFFDVADHPKAIFTADSFEAAGQNRYVAKGKLSLRGVTKPVRLPFTLKIDGDKARMSGVTSLDRTAFGVGQGEWQATDQIPAQVKVSVQLTATR; this is encoded by the coding sequence GTGCGCCGGGACCGCTACGCCACCGTCGCCATCGTCCTGCACTGGCTGATCGCCGCGGCGATCCTGTTCCAGATGCAGCTGCCATGGCGGTTCGTCGACCTGAAGACGCCGGAAGCCTTCGCGCTGATCCAGCTGCACAAGTCGGTGGGGATCACCATCCTGGTGCTTAGCCTCGCGCGGCTGGGCTGGCGGCTGGCCAATCCGCCGCCGCCGGAGCCGGAGGGCCTGGCGCTCTGGGAGGTCTGGCTCTCGAAGATCGTCCACTGGGGCCTCTACGCCCTGATGATCGGCATGCCGATCACCGGCTGGATCATGGTCTCCACCAGCAAGACCGGCATTCCCACGGTGCTCTACGGCCTGATCCCCTGGCCCCACGTGCCGGGCCTGGCCGAACTGCCCGCCGCGGGCAAGGCCGCCTGGAACGGGCTGGCCCGTGAGAGCCACGAGCTGCTGGGTTGGGGGTTCTATGTCCTGATCGGCCTGCACGTGGCCGGCGCGCTGAAGCACCAGCTGTTCAGCCGCGACGAGCCGGTTCTGGCCCGCATGGCGCCTGGTGCTGTCCCAGGCCGTTGGTTGGAGCCGCGTCTGGCGCTGATCGCACTCGGCGTCATCGCGGCGATCGGCGGCGCCTGGCTGATCCATCCCAGGCCGCCGGCGTCCGCGCCCCTGCCGCCGCCGCCCGTCCAGGCCGCCGAACCGGTGGCCGCGCCCGCAGCGCCGCTCGCGCCGGTCGCCGCCACGCCCGCGGCGGAGGCGGTGCAGACGCCCGCGGAAGCCTCCAAGTGGACGGTGGGCAAGGGCTCGACTCTCGGCTTCTCCACCTCCTGGGGCGGCCAGACCCTGGAGGGCCGCTTCGACCAGTGGACCGCCGACATCGCCTTCTCGCCGGACGCGCTGGACCACAGCCACGTCAAGGTGACCATCGACCTGGCCTCCGTGGCCACAGGTGATCCGCAGCGGGACGTGGCCCTGCCTGGGGCCGACTTCTTCGACGTGGCCGACCATCCCAAGGCGATCTTCACCGCCGACAGCTTCGAGGCCGCCGGCCAGAACCGCTACGTCGCCAAAGGCAAGCTGTCCTTGCGGGGGGTCACCAAGCCGGTGCGGCTGCCCTTCACCCTGAAGATCGACGGCGACAAGGCGCGCATGAGCGGTGTAACCAGCCTCGACCGGACCGCCTTCGGCGTGGGGCAGGGCGAGTGGCAGGCGACCGATCAGATTCCAGCTCAGGTGAAGGTGAGCGTTCAGCTCACGGCGACCCGCTAG